The DNA region CAGAGCGTACTCCCGCAGCGACTCCCAGGCATGCTCCAGTCTGGTCAGATCGGCCTCCAACTCGATGGTCTGGCCCTCCAGCGGCCCGTCGATGAAGCCCGCCGCCCGAGCCTCCAGGCTGGCCAGGGTGAACGGGCCGTTCAGCCCCGGGTAGGCGCCGACCCCGGTCGGCACCACCTGGAGCGAGATGTTGGGCCGGTCGCAGGCGGCGATCAGCGCCAGGATCTGCTCGCGCATCACCGCCGGGCCGCCGACCGCCCGGGTCAGCACCGCCTCGTCGATCACCCCGACGAAGCGGCACGGCCGCTCGGCCCGGTGCAGGATCTCCTGGCGGCTGAGCCGGTCGCCGACCGTGGTGTCGACGTCGTCGATCGCCACCCCGGCCTGGGTGAGCACGACGCGGGCGTACGCCTCGGTCTGCAGCAGGCCGGGCACCAGCATCGGCTCGTACCAGCGCAGGATGATCGCCTCCCGTTCGTGCTCCAGCCACGGGCGCAGCCAGACCGGGGCCCGCTCGGCCCGCAGCAGCAGCGCGTAGAGGGTGCTGTAGTCGCAGTTGAAGACCCGGTCGATGGCGGCGAGGTAGTCGAGCCGGATCGGCCGGACGCCGCGCTCGATCGAGCTGACGTGCTGGGCCGACCAGTGCAGGGCTGCCCCCCACTGCTCCTGGGTGAGCCCGGCCAACTCGCGTCGGCGGCGCAGTTCCGCTACCAGGTAAGCGCTTGCGGGTCCAGACATTCGCTTCCTCCATCTTCGCTACAGAATTGCTTTGCGGTGGGCAGGACTCACCCGGGCCCGGATGCGGGCGGTACGGGTGTGCTGCCCATCTTCCATTGCGGGGGTGGCGGAGTCCAGGGTGGAGGTGTGGCGAATTCGAGAAGGCGTCCATCGTTGTCCCGATGGGGGATTCATGGCGCAAGGAAGAATGGCAAAGATCAATTGCGGCCGACCGGAGTGGTGAGTCAGCCCGGTGCGGTACGCCGGCACGGCGTACTCGGCTGGATGTCGGTGCCGACCGGCAGCGCCGTGCCCGGCTACGTCGACCACCCGGTGATCGCCCGAGCCCGACACCTGGCCGCGATACACCTGCCCGACCCGATCACCGGATGTCCACGCTGCGGCACGATCGTCTGTCCGGCGCTACGGCTCGCAGTGGCCTATCTGGACCGGTACGACCGCGACGCCGCTCGGACCATCCGCCGGCTGCTGGACTCGGTCGGCATCTGGCTCACCGACAGCCCGACGATCGGGGCAGGTGGCGATGACTGAGCCGCTTACCCCGCCGCTGGTGCAACCGTGGGACATCATCGAGATCGGCGCGGCCGACTATCTCAACGGCGACGGAATGCTGCGACTCCGCGTCATTCACGTCCGAGCGGAAGCCGATCACCCGAGGATCGAATGGATTCATCTGCTCGGCAATCGGCTGCACGGCGACCGCGAAGGACAGATGATGATGGTGACCGTACGGGCATCGGCGCTACGCCGCCCCGGCGCGGTCAGCCGGCCGGCGCGCCACGATCGGGCGATCTAGAAGGATCGTGGTCGATATACCGGCCAGATCCTTCTAGACCGCGGTGGGGCGCTGGCCCGGGCGGGCCGGGCCGGGCATTGGTCAGGGCGGCTGAGTGCCGGTCAGGACGGGCTGGGTACCGGTGGACCGGGGACCGGGCTGGCCGGCCCGGGGCCGGCCGGGTCCGTGGTGGGCGTCGCGGACGGGTCGACCGGGTCGACCGGTGCGGCGATCACGTGCCGCTCCAGGGTGACCTGCGCCTGACCGGTGCCGCCGACCCGGATGTCGTCGTGCGCCTGCAACTGATCCTCGGCACCGAAGTAGAGCACCGACATGGCCAGCGGGGTCGGCTCCTCACCCTCCAGCCCGCGCAGCCCGGCCCCGCCGGTCGAGCCCTCCACCATCAGCAGGGTCGACTGCTCGCCCGGCACCTCGGCGAGCCGGCGGACCTCCCGGTTGTGGGTGTGCCCGGCCAGCACCAGCGGGGTGACGCCGGAGAGCGGGCCGGCCGACACCGGGTCGTGGACCAGGGCGATGTCCACCGGCTCATCGGCTGCCCGGATCGTCGCGGCGAGCTGCTCGCCGACCCCGATGACCTGCTCGGCCGCCGGCTTGGACAACCCGCCGTCGGCCGGGCTGGTCTGCTTGTCCGGGGTGAACCGGGGGTCGCCGATCCCGGCGATCCGCAGCCCGGCGACCTCGGTGATCTCGTTGTCCAGCACGATCGCGTTCGACTGGCCGGCCACCGCCTCCTGGGTACGGACCGAGTCGTGGTTGCCGCGGATGAACACGTACGGCACCTCCAGCAGGCCGATCGAGGCGACGTAGTTGGCCTCCGGCTCGCTGCCCCAGTCGGTGATGTCGCCGGTGTCGATGACGACGTCGATGTTGAACTGCTCGACGACGGTCCGGATCATCGACCAGCCGGTCGGGTTGAGGTGCATGTCGGAGACGTGCAGCACCCGGGTGGTGCCCTCGGCGGCCTCGTAGACCGGCAGCGTCGACACCGTCGTGTAGATCCGGCTGACGTTGGTGACGATGTGCTGCAGCTGCTCGGCGTACCGGTTGTAGTTGCTGGCGATCTGCTGCACGTCACCGACCACCGCCGGGGCGTTGACCAGCAGACCTTCGTACCGGGGCTCCTCGATCGCCTCCGGACGCAGGGTGAGCGCGGCGACCCCGACGCTGCCGCCGGTGACCAGCAGCGCCAGCGTGCCGGACCAGGCCACCCGGCGGGTGTCGCGGAAGACCAGCGCGGCGAGGATCAGGGTGGCCAGCACCGCCACCGCCAGGGTTCGGATGCCGAGCCGCAGCACCCCCTCGGTGACGTCGCTGACCACGGTCTGGCTGGCCCGGGTGATCGCCGCCGGGTCGTCGAGCAGCGCCAGGGTACGGCCCTGGTCGAGTGAGCCGAGCCGGATGGACAGCTGCACCGGCCCTTCGTGGCTGTCCAGATGCAGCGCGCCGAGCGGTGGGATCGCCACGGTGGTGCCGCCGTCGACCGCCGGGGTGACCGCCATCTCGGCCCGGAACGGCCCGACGTCGACCTCCGTACGGGCCCCGAGCAGGATGCCGATGGCGATGCCGGCCAGGCTGACCGCGACCACGGCCAGCGCGGTACCGGCCCGCCGGGTCGGCCGGGACCGGGCGGCCCGGCCGAGTTGGCGGGCCACGGCCCGGGCGAAGGGTCCGAGCCGCCGCACGGCGCGCCGTGGCCGGCCGCCGGCCGTACGGGAGTCGGTTGGTTGCTCGTCACTCATTGTCGAATCATGCCTGCCTGCTGGGGAGGGAAACGGCGGCCCGGTCAGCTGCGGCCGGCTCCGCCGTCGGCGAAGACCAGCCGGAGGATCCGGTCGTCCTCCGGAGCCGGTTCGCCCCGGCCGTCGGTGTTCGAGGTGGTCACCCAGACCGAGCCGTCAGGTGCCTGCACGACGGTACGCAGCCGACCGTACTCCTCGGTGAGCAGCGCGCGGGGCTGCCCGAACACGGTGCCGTCGTCGGTCATCTCGACCAGCCACAGCCGTTCGCCGCGCAGGCAGGCGGCGACGAGGACCCGCTCGACCATGGCCGCCCCCGAGCAGGAGGACTCCTCGGTCGGCCAGACGACCAGCGGATCGACGTACCGGTCGTCGTCGCCGGTGCCCTCGACCTGCGGCCAGCCGTAGTTGCCGCCCGGCTCGATCAGGTTGATCTCGTCCCAGGTGCTCTGGCCGAACTCGGTGGCGTACAGCCGGTCCTGGGTATCCCAGGCGATGCCCTGCACGTTGCGGTG from Solwaraspora sp. WMMD791 includes:
- a CDS encoding helix-turn-helix transcriptional regulator, whose product is MSGPASAYLVAELRRRRELAGLTQEQWGAALHWSAQHVSSIERGVRPIRLDYLAAIDRVFNCDYSTLYALLLRAERAPVWLRPWLEHEREAIILRWYEPMLVPGLLQTEAYARVVLTQAGVAIDDVDTTVGDRLSRQEILHRAERPCRFVGVIDEAVLTRAVGGPAVMREQILALIAACDRPNISLQVVPTGVGAYPGLNGPFTLASLEARAAGFIDGPLEGQTIELEADLTRLEHAWESLREYALPSEQSVALMQEAADRWA
- a CDS encoding metallophosphoesterase, whose amino-acid sequence is MSDEQPTDSRTAGGRPRRAVRRLGPFARAVARQLGRAARSRPTRRAGTALAVVAVSLAGIAIGILLGARTEVDVGPFRAEMAVTPAVDGGTTVAIPPLGALHLDSHEGPVQLSIRLGSLDQGRTLALLDDPAAITRASQTVVSDVTEGVLRLGIRTLAVAVLATLILAALVFRDTRRVAWSGTLALLVTGGSVGVAALTLRPEAIEEPRYEGLLVNAPAVVGDVQQIASNYNRYAEQLQHIVTNVSRIYTTVSTLPVYEAAEGTTRVLHVSDMHLNPTGWSMIRTVVEQFNIDVVIDTGDITDWGSEPEANYVASIGLLEVPYVFIRGNHDSVRTQEAVAGQSNAIVLDNEITEVAGLRIAGIGDPRFTPDKQTSPADGGLSKPAAEQVIGVGEQLAATIRAADEPVDIALVHDPVSAGPLSGVTPLVLAGHTHNREVRRLAEVPGEQSTLLMVEGSTGGAGLRGLEGEEPTPLAMSVLYFGAEDQLQAHDDIRVGGTGQAQVTLERHVIAAPVDPVDPSATPTTDPAGPGPASPVPGPPVPSPS